The Pempheris klunzingeri isolate RE-2024b chromosome 15, fPemKlu1.hap1, whole genome shotgun sequence genome contains the following window.
CATCAGACTGTTACACTGCAACACAGAAAGCTTTGCATTTTACAGAAGTGTTCAGCAAGTCAagtaaaaagtttgaaaaactGTACTTGAGTAAGAAGATATTCTATCAATATCATTCTTGTGACTCTTCAGTATAACTGAATGCTCCATGCAGACAGTTTGGACTCTTTGCGGCCTTATTCAGTCTCCATGCCAGCTCTTTGTCAACACCTTGCGAAGGTCAAAGCCACATCTTCTGAATTCATCCAACGCAGCAGCATGGCGAGAGGCAGCAGGAAGCTGGCTCTTCATCAGTCTGGTATCTTCCAGACTCAGGCTGGTCCCTGCACTCTGCTATAAAGGCCTGGAGCTGGGACACTGGCACCTTGTCTTGCTGGTGATGCTGGGAAAGAACCATTGAATAGTGTTAAGGCACTAAAGTGCAaggatgaattaaaaaaaatctaatctgtGAGGGCAGGTGGCTCTGACTGACCTTAATGGTCTCGTGGGTATCAGTAATGAGGGCGATGAAGAGGCTGAGCACCATGTAGATGAAGAGGGAGATGAAGGAGTAGAGGTAAAGCCTGCTGAATAGCCACACCATGTAGCTCTTGTCTCTCAGCTTCAGGAAGGTGGCGTACATGTCGTCTCCGTTgatgagagagaagaggcaCTCTGTCACTTTGTCTAGTGTTCGGAACTGGAAAGAAGAAATGTTTCGATTGGGAAGTTTATGTATTTCAGTGTTGACAGAACAGACCAGCACTCGAGATTGATTTATTGTGATTCTAATTTTCATACTTTGTCGTGGTAAGGCCCGAGGACGATCCAGCCACAGAAACAGTACCCGAGGTAGATCATGGCCGCACAGCAGCAGAATCGGATCACATTTGGGAATGCCGCCCGTAGGGTTAAGATTAAGATCTAAAAAGGAACTAAAGGCTTTCAGTTCCACTGGATATGCATTTGCCGGGTTTGGGTTGCCTGATGCattgtgcaaaaacaaaaagcagtggAAGCTCTTACATTGTATTTCTTGAAGAAGCCGAGGTACCGAATCACTCCGACCCAGACCAGCATTGTTGCTGTTCCCAGCAAAATGCTGCAGACATCATAGTTTGTCAAGTActggaagaggaaagagagtaCAAATAGATAAACTGGACATCAAATTCATTgatcaaaaaaatcaaaaagttatttttcatatatCATGCTCCAGAGGTGAGATGTCCAGGTTTCCCTTTACCCTTTTCAGCCCTAAACCCTGAAGctcaatgaaaaacaaacctttGTCTGGATTCCAATTTTGAGTGCTGACCCAGCGATGGTCAAGGTGTCACTCACGATGATAAGGATGTACCAGCCATTCACAAACTCCATGCGGTCTGACCAGGTCACTATTTTATTGTAGTAGGCATGGAAGAATATGTTGAACTCCTGCACGAGACAACCTCAGGTCATTTAAACCACatcaattataaataaatacacaacaaaCCAGACTCAATGGCGTCTGGATTTCCAAATAAAATGATGACACATTTTTACTTATTACCTTGAgatttgcactttttatttgatgAGGAGGTGCTAACACATATCATCTGATCTGTATAAAGCTGATCCATCAATAACACTGAGGTTATGAGTCCCCCCAATGCAATTGTctcaaaaaacatttgattacattgatttaacatattttaactATTCAGATAActtttctgttgttattttttctcaacataaaatAAACGCTGTTTTCCACACTGAAAACAGAATCCTTTATTTATTCTTCATTTATGTAATCATTGTTGGCTTACAACTAGTCAAATTTAAATGCAGTGGGTTTAAAGATTTTGAACTTTGCAATGTAATCTCCCTCCAGGTCGACGGGCCCCACAAACTCCCagaaaagacacagaggacGTGACCTCAGATGCTGGTTTATATATTAATGTGCTGAGCTGATTATATCAGTCAATTATTATGCACTGGATGACCCAATGGCTTAGCTGTAATAGTAGCTAAATGAATGGATCCTGCACATTTATCAGTGGTGATGGAAATAGTTCTTTTACTTACAAACTGGAGCTGGATGCCATTGATGACAGAACGCATGCAGAGGACGAGAGAGATGAAGCAGGCGAGGATGACCACAGAATCAAAAGACAGGAGGAGGTAATTGCTCTTACCAGCTGGAAACCAGAGCcacagattgtttttgtttgttattgagACATGTAATCCTGCTCATACAGGTGTCATGGTTGCATAATGTCACCgtgccccctgctggcctttGCGGCAGTTATCAGTGAGGTTCTTAAAAAATCAACGGCTGGGATTTTGGGTCCAACTTACGAGTGCCGTCCACGTTCCAGTCTCTGCATTCATAGATTCTTACGTCGTTCTCAACGTGAATCTTTAAATTTCCACTGTGTGCACGATTGTCAAACATTATCTGCACATAAACAAAGAAAGATTTAGTGTGTGGCAGGTTAAAGCCTTGCCACAAATCATTTATCAGCATTTATGCTTTCATCTGTGACAATATCATATAAGAGCTCAGATGAGGGTGTGGCATTAGTCACCAACCCTGATCTGGAAGTCATAACAGTCTGGTAGCTCGTGGTGGCGCACAGTCTGCAGATTGATGGTTTTCAGGTTAAGGTAGATGGTTATTGATAGCAGCCTGGACACAAAGACATATattaagatatatatatatatatcatcacctggcatgaaaacaatatttttcagtttagtCACCTTTTGAAATCTAAAGAGAAGTTCATGTGTGTCGCCACACTGCTGTTGTCAAACGACTGCACTGGAAATATGGGTATACAGTCTGTGGGGAGGAAATAAAGGCAAAGAGTTAAAAAGCAGTTAGATCAGTTAGCCATTATATAGTTAAGCTGAGGAATTAAGCATTCATTCCTCGGACAATATTATGCTGTTAACAGTATGAACTTCCTCTTTTCATGGAGTCACAAGTAAATCGACATAATGATAGTGACAAGTGATTTTCCACCCATCCCATGAATCAGCTTCCATAAATATCTCTTGCACGAAAGATTAGACAGTATGGCAACCCAAGGCAGCCTTTTGGACTTAAATATACAAGTTCAGCATCTACTTATGAGTCTATTTGatgattaaattaattttctttatgtctttatagATTTATTTTGTGCTTTAGTACCTTTATATATATGTGGATCAATGTCAAAGGTCTCGTTTTCAGGATCgatgctgctgtttctgtaaAACTCTTGACAGACAGCCAGAGGAGTGTACTTTCCATCAGACCTCTCGTATGCAAGATTCCCCACTGTCAGGTTTTGGAGATTAATGTActgaaaaataatatataaagaacggtaaaacacatttgtttcatgcaataaaattaaacattttccacCATAAAATCCCAGATATCACAGCAACCTGTTGTCTTAGATCTAAAAATGGCAGTACCCTGCTGATAATGTAGTAGATGTGATCATACACATCTTCCTTTGTGTACAGTGAGTAGCTTCCCAGCCGGTGATCCTTATACCCTTTTAGAAACAGATGCCTGAATGTCATCAGATTTTCTTCTTTGAAGGTGACCATCATTTCGTTGCTCAGGCCGAAAGAGACTAACTGGGGGGAAAAACATAGATTTGAGACAAATACATTCATGCCTGATGACAAAAAACAGGAGCCAAAGAATTTGGTGTAGTACCTGGACTGTGATGATTGCAATTTTCAATATTTGTAACATCAGTTTCCATGGTTTGCGACCCCTGGCTTTGTATTTCTCACACGGGTTCATGAAGAAGTACTTGAGCCTCCGTCTGAAGTCCTCCACCACCTTCGACTCCAGGCTCTGAGAGGCAGTGCTCCATCTGCAGTGGCCGTtgagcctcctctcctctgacctTGCAGCAATCAGCGGCTCAGAGTCGTCCATCATACTGAAGTAAGTTCACTGAATATACATCAGAAATGTTTTGCAGATTAGGTCAGGGTTCAACCATTCCAGTCATTCTGATGTTTATCAAACTGGTTCTCCTGCATGTGCTCACTGCCGTcatcccctc
Protein-coding sequences here:
- the LOC139213984 gene encoding LOW QUALITY PROTEIN: mucolipin-3-like (The sequence of the model RefSeq protein was modified relative to this genomic sequence to represent the inferred CDS: substituted 2 bases at 2 genomic stop codons), which translates into the protein MMDDSEPLIAARSEERRLNGHCRWSTASQSLESKVVEDFRRRLKYFFMNPCEKYKARGRKPWKLMLQILKIAIITVQLVSFGLSNEMMVTFKEENLMTFRHLFLKGYKDHRLGSYSLYTKEDVYDHIYYIISRYINLQNLTVGNLAYERSDGKYTPLAVCQEFYRNSSIDPENETFDIDPHIYKDCIPIFPVQSFDNSSVATHMNFSLDFKRLLSITIYLNLKTINLQTVRHHELPDCYDFQIRIMFDNRAHSGNLKIHVENDVRIYECRDWNVDGTPGKSNYLLLSFDSVVILACFISLVLCMRSVINGIQLQFEFNIFFHAYYNKIVTWSDRMEFVNGWYILIIVSDTLTIAGSALKIGIQTKYLTNYDVCSILLGTATMLVWVGVIRYLGFFKKYNVRASTAFCFCTMHQATQTRQMHIQWNXKPLVPFXILILTLRAAFPNVIRFCCCAAMIYLGYCFCGWIVLGPYHDKFRTLDKVTECLFSLINGDDMYATFLKLRDKSYMVWLFSRLYLYSFISLFIYMVLSLFIALITDTHETIKHHQQDKVPVSQLQAFIAECRDQPESGRYQTDEEPASCCLSPCCCVG